The sequence GTGAGGCGGTCGACCTCGAGGTCGTGGCGCAGGATCTCGAGCAGCCGCAGCTCCTCCATCTGCACGGTGCCGTCGGCCGCGGAGACATCGCAGGCGAGCGCATAGGCCGTCTCGTTCAGCGTGCCGGGCAGCGCGTCCTTGACGAGGCCCACAAGCGCATCCAGCCCGTCCTCCTCCTCGAACAGGTCGAAGACGGTCTGCGCCACGCTGCCCAC is a genomic window of Pontivivens ytuae containing:
- a CDS encoding tellurite resistance TerB family protein, which translates into the protein MSAQLSAQDALVATMIATSAADGQLSDAELDSIRRMIAVLPVFDGYDPKQVGSVAQTVFDLFEEEDGLDALVGLVKDALPGTLNETAYALACDVSAADGTVQMEELRLLEILRHDLEVDRLTSSAIERGARARHARLPA